From Desulfomicrobium apsheronum, the proteins below share one genomic window:
- the rplA gene encoding 50S ribosomal protein L1: MPKHGKKFQKVCESIDGLKMYDVAEAVELVLKSSYAKFDETVDIAVNLGVNPKYSDQMVRGAVSMPHGLGKTVRVVAFCKGENEEKARSAGAIDAGGDELVEKIKGGWLDFDKAVATPDMMGHVGKIGKILGPRGLMPNAKTGTVTVDLENAIQELLAGKVEFRVDKAGVVHAPIGKVSFGSEKLLGNLRTVVDALIKLKPSTAKGTYVKAVSLSSTMGPGVKVDAASLRKAGE; encoded by the coding sequence ATGCCCAAGCACGGAAAAAAATTTCAGAAAGTATGTGAGTCCATTGACGGTCTCAAGATGTACGATGTGGCTGAAGCTGTCGAGTTGGTTCTCAAGAGCTCGTATGCCAAGTTTGATGAGACCGTCGATATCGCGGTAAATCTTGGAGTCAATCCCAAGTATTCCGATCAGATGGTTCGCGGTGCGGTGTCCATGCCTCACGGCCTGGGAAAGACGGTTCGCGTTGTTGCCTTCTGTAAGGGCGAGAACGAGGAAAAGGCCCGCAGCGCCGGTGCCATTGACGCAGGCGGAGACGAACTCGTCGAAAAGATCAAGGGCGGCTGGCTCGATTTCGACAAGGCCGTGGCGACCCCTGATATGATGGGACACGTCGGCAAGATCGGCAAGATCCTTGGACCCCGCGGTCTGATGCCCAACGCCAAGACCGGTACCGTCACCGTCGACCTTGAAAATGCCATCCAGGAACTGCTTGCGGGCAAAGTCGAATTTCGTGTCGACAAAGCCGGCGTTGTGCATGCCCCTATCGGCAAGGTCTCCTTTGGCTCCGAGAAACTGCTCGGCAACCTGCGCACCGTAGTCGATGCGCTGATCAAGCTCAAACCCTCCACCGCCAAGGGTACGTATGTGAAGGCAGTGTCCCTGTCCTCCACCATGGGACCGGGCGTCAAGGTTGACGCTGCTTCCCTGCGCAAAGCGGGTGAATAA
- the rplJ gene encoding 50S ribosomal protein L10 encodes MNRAEKAKIIDGLKERADKASIAIVTDFHGLKVAELTPLRAKLHEVGCDYQVVKNTLARKAFMEGPHVVLNDHLKYNCAVAFGYDDPVVAAKVLVEFAKKNDKFSVRYASLEGKFLEEASIKALSELPGREQLLASVLGTMNAVPQNFVSLFANVVRGMVNVLTALKDKKEV; translated from the coding sequence GTGAATAGGGCAGAAAAAGCAAAAATCATCGATGGCCTGAAAGAGAGGGCTGACAAGGCGAGCATCGCCATTGTCACGGATTTCCATGGGCTCAAAGTGGCAGAGCTTACTCCCTTGCGTGCAAAATTGCATGAGGTGGGGTGCGACTATCAGGTCGTGAAGAATACTCTGGCACGGAAAGCTTTCATGGAAGGACCGCATGTGGTACTCAATGACCATTTGAAGTACAACTGCGCCGTGGCTTTCGGTTATGACGACCCTGTCGTCGCTGCAAAGGTCCTGGTTGAGTTTGCAAAGAAGAACGACAAGTTTTCCGTGCGTTATGCCAGTCTTGAAGGCAAGTTCCTGGAAGAGGCTTCCATAAAGGCCCTTTCCGAGTTGCCCGGACGTGAACAGCTGCTTGCATCTGTTCTGGGTACGATGAACGCGGTTCCGCAGAATTTCGTTTCTCTCTTTGCCAATGTTGTTAGAGGCATGGTCAATGTACTGACCGCTCTCAAAGACAAAAAAGAAGTATGA
- the rpoB gene encoding DNA-directed RNA polymerase subunit beta: MNKLIKKFGRIKDSIDIPHLLSLQLDSYNKFLQTDVPASMRTDIGLEGVFRSVFPIHDFNKTATLEYVSYDIGKPKYDVDECIAKGLTFEAPLRIKVRLAVYDVDETSGSRTIHDIKEQDIYFGTIPLITQKGTFLINGTERVIVNQLQRSPGIIFEHDSGKTHSSRKILYSCRIIPMRGSWLDFDFDHKDILYVRIDRRRKMPATILLKAMGMTSEDILDYYYAKENFRLEGTSVLRRVEDYNFRKELAHADVVTPDGTVIVAAGKALTKGMWKRMIKAGIEYYEVRPDTLETEYAAKDIVDPATGEVILRAGDPFVASAVEKCLAAGITELGAIFSSGAEASACLRDTLAMDKCEDLESAQIDIYKRLRPSSPPTAEISASFFDNLFRNADYYDLSPVGRYKLNSRLNLNLPIDHRTLSNDDIFRSVKKLIQLKDSHGPADDIDHLGNRRVRPVGELVENQYRIGLVRMERAIKERMSLQEVATLMPHDLVNPKPVTAVLKEFFGTSQLSQFMDQTNPLSEVTHKRRLSALGPGGLTRERAGFEVRDVHLSHYGRICPIETPEGPNIGLIVSLTTHGLVNDYGFIETPYRVVKDGFVSDEIQYMEASTESGHIIAQANALFGDDRQFINAQVEARVEGEFAIVLREEVTLMDISPGQIVSISSALIPFLEHDDANRALMGSNMQRQSVPLLVTEEPLVGTGIEGKVAQDSGSCLLAEGDGEIMYVDADRVIVSYTDDLYPEAGGVRFYEVQKYHKSNQNSCFGQKPRVQIGDKVKKGAVLADGPAIHNGELALGKNLLVAFMPWCGYNYEDSILISERVVKEDVYTSIHIEEFDVFARDTKLGPEEVTRDIPNVGEEMLRNLDESGIIRIGARVKPDDILVGKITPKGETQLTPEERLLRAIFGDKARDVKNTSLKVPPGIEGTVIDVKVFNRRSGDKDERTHLIENYELERIDVRERQHAAALTETTRRKIWEVCKGKSVAKTIMGKRKGEVLLEANQPIKEDVFAEIPLKKLVGAFAAKDVNEAVKVQLDYFDLQLKFVKDVYESKRGKVTEGDDLPPGVIKMAKVYVAVKRKLNVGDKMAGRHGNKGVVSNILPEEDMPFFADGTSMDVVLNPLGVPSRMNIGQIMETHLGWAAKSLGQQIAAMVEEGVAKVRSEIKDIFDSPDTSALLDTMTDDEVIEAARDLNRGIIMKTPVFDGADESEIWALLKRAGLPEDGKALLFDGRTGVPFHNKVTVGYMYYLKLHHLVDEKIHARSTGPYSLVTQQPLGGKAQFGGQRLGEMEVWALEAYGAAYLLQEFLTVKSDDVNGRVKMYEKIVKGSNFLESGMPESFNVLVKEMMALGLEVTLVEDDKKRPRKR; encoded by the coding sequence ATGAACAAACTGATCAAGAAATTCGGACGAATTAAAGATTCCATTGATATCCCTCATCTTTTAAGCCTTCAGCTTGATTCGTATAATAAATTTCTGCAGACCGACGTTCCTGCGAGCATGCGCACGGATATCGGTCTTGAAGGCGTTTTTCGTTCTGTTTTTCCGATTCATGATTTCAATAAGACGGCCACCCTGGAATACGTCAGCTACGATATCGGCAAGCCAAAATACGATGTCGATGAATGCATCGCCAAGGGTTTAACCTTCGAAGCTCCCTTGCGGATTAAGGTTCGTCTTGCCGTGTACGACGTCGATGAGACGTCAGGCAGTCGCACCATCCACGACATCAAGGAGCAAGACATATATTTCGGAACGATCCCTCTCATTACCCAGAAGGGAACGTTTTTGATCAATGGCACCGAGCGCGTCATTGTCAACCAGCTGCAGCGTTCGCCCGGCATCATTTTCGAGCATGATTCGGGCAAGACTCATTCCAGCCGCAAAATCCTGTACAGCTGCCGCATTATTCCCATGCGCGGATCCTGGCTGGATTTTGATTTCGATCACAAAGACATCCTGTATGTGCGCATAGATCGCCGCCGCAAAATGCCCGCCACGATTTTGCTCAAGGCCATGGGCATGACCAGCGAGGATATCCTCGACTACTATTACGCCAAGGAGAACTTTCGCCTGGAGGGAACCTCCGTCCTGCGTCGCGTCGAAGATTACAACTTTCGCAAGGAACTGGCCCATGCCGATGTAGTCACTCCTGACGGAACGGTGATTGTTGCTGCCGGGAAAGCCCTGACCAAGGGCATGTGGAAGCGGATGATCAAGGCCGGAATCGAGTATTACGAGGTTCGCCCCGATACGCTTGAGACGGAATATGCAGCCAAGGATATTGTCGACCCCGCTACCGGCGAGGTCATCCTGCGCGCTGGGGATCCCTTTGTCGCCAGCGCCGTGGAGAAATGTCTCGCTGCCGGCATTACCGAACTCGGTGCGATCTTTTCCTCGGGTGCCGAGGCGTCGGCATGTTTGCGCGACACCCTGGCCATGGACAAGTGCGAGGATTTGGAGAGCGCGCAGATTGACATTTACAAACGTCTGCGCCCCAGCTCTCCGCCCACGGCCGAAATTTCCGCCAGCTTCTTCGACAACCTGTTCAGGAATGCGGATTATTACGATCTTTCGCCAGTTGGACGCTACAAGCTTAATTCCCGTCTGAACCTGAATTTGCCCATCGATCACCGTACATTGTCCAATGACGACATCTTCCGGTCGGTCAAGAAGCTCATTCAGCTCAAGGATTCGCACGGTCCTGCGGATGACATCGACCACCTCGGCAACCGTCGCGTGCGTCCCGTCGGTGAGTTGGTGGAGAATCAGTACCGCATCGGACTGGTGCGCATGGAACGCGCCATCAAGGAGCGCATGAGCCTGCAGGAAGTAGCCACGCTCATGCCCCACGATCTGGTCAATCCCAAGCCGGTCACTGCGGTGCTGAAGGAATTTTTCGGCACGTCGCAGCTTTCCCAGTTCATGGACCAGACCAATCCCCTGTCCGAGGTTACACACAAGCGCCGACTGTCTGCTCTTGGACCCGGCGGTCTTACGCGTGAGCGCGCAGGATTCGAGGTACGCGACGTCCATCTGAGCCATTACGGCCGCATCTGCCCCATTGAAACTCCCGAAGGTCCGAACATCGGCCTGATCGTCTCCTTGACCACGCACGGACTGGTGAACGACTACGGCTTCATCGAGACGCCTTACCGGGTGGTCAAGGATGGGTTCGTCTCCGACGAGATCCAGTACATGGAGGCTTCCACCGAGAGCGGACACATCATTGCCCAGGCCAACGCCCTGTTTGGCGATGACCGTCAGTTCATCAACGCTCAGGTCGAGGCCCGGGTCGAGGGCGAGTTCGCCATCGTTCTCCGCGAGGAAGTGACGCTCATGGATATTTCTCCTGGGCAGATTGTTTCCATTTCTTCCGCGCTGATCCCCTTCCTGGAGCATGATGACGCAAACCGTGCGCTCATGGGCTCCAACATGCAGCGCCAGTCGGTTCCACTTCTGGTGACCGAGGAGCCTCTTGTCGGCACCGGCATCGAGGGCAAGGTCGCCCAGGATTCCGGAAGCTGCCTCCTGGCCGAGGGTGACGGCGAAATCATGTACGTGGACGCGGACCGGGTAATCGTCTCCTATACCGACGATCTGTACCCGGAAGCCGGCGGTGTTCGTTTTTATGAAGTCCAGAAATACCATAAGTCCAACCAGAACAGTTGCTTCGGCCAGAAACCCCGGGTTCAGATCGGGGACAAGGTCAAGAAAGGAGCGGTCCTGGCGGATGGACCGGCCATCCATAACGGAGAGCTGGCGCTGGGCAAGAACCTGCTTGTGGCCTTCATGCCCTGGTGCGGTTACAACTACGAAGACTCCATCCTGATTTCGGAGCGGGTTGTGAAGGAGGATGTCTACACCTCCATCCACATCGAGGAATTTGACGTATTCGCCCGCGATACAAAGCTCGGGCCGGAGGAAGTCACCCGCGACATTCCCAACGTCGGTGAAGAAATGCTGCGCAATCTCGACGAGAGCGGCATCATTCGCATCGGAGCACGGGTAAAGCCGGACGACATCCTGGTCGGTAAGATCACGCCCAAGGGCGAGACGCAGCTGACCCCGGAAGAGCGGCTGCTGCGAGCCATCTTCGGAGACAAGGCCCGCGACGTGAAGAACACCTCTCTCAAGGTACCGCCGGGAATCGAGGGCACGGTAATCGACGTCAAGGTTTTCAACCGTCGGTCCGGAGACAAGGACGAGCGAACGCATTTGATTGAGAATTACGAGCTTGAGCGCATCGACGTGCGCGAGAGACAGCATGCCGCTGCCCTGACCGAGACCACCCGGCGCAAGATTTGGGAAGTCTGCAAGGGCAAGAGCGTAGCCAAGACCATCATGGGCAAGCGCAAGGGCGAAGTGCTTCTTGAAGCCAACCAGCCCATCAAGGAAGATGTTTTTGCAGAAATTCCGCTGAAGAAGCTTGTGGGCGCATTCGCGGCCAAGGACGTTAACGAGGCCGTGAAGGTGCAGCTCGATTATTTCGACCTTCAGCTCAAGTTCGTCAAGGACGTCTATGAAAGCAAGCGCGGCAAGGTCACCGAGGGCGACGATCTGCCTCCGGGTGTCATCAAGATGGCCAAGGTCTATGTGGCCGTGAAACGCAAGCTCAATGTCGGCGACAAAATGGCCGGCCGTCACGGCAACAAGGGTGTTGTCTCCAACATCCTGCCGGAAGAGGACATGCCTTTCTTTGCCGACGGCACATCCATGGACGTTGTTCTGAATCCTCTGGGCGTGCCATCGCGAATGAACATCGGCCAGATCATGGAAACCCATCTGGGCTGGGCGGCCAAGTCGCTCGGCCAGCAGATCGCGGCCATGGTTGAGGAAGGCGTGGCCAAGGTCCGTAGCGAGATCAAGGACATTTTTGATTCTCCCGACACCTCGGCGCTGCTTGATACCATGACCGATGACGAGGTGATTGAAGCTGCCCGGGATCTCAATCGCGGCATTATCATGAAAACTCCCGTTTTTGACGGCGCCGATGAGAGTGAAATCTGGGCGCTGCTCAAGAGAGCCGGCCTGCCCGAAGACGGAAAGGCGCTGCTTTTTGACGGTCGCACCGGAGTGCCTTTCCATAACAAGGTCACTGTCGGTTATATGTATTATTTGAAGTTGCACCACCTGGTTGACGAGAAAATTCATGCCCGTTCCACGGGTCCCTACTCCCTGGTCACTCAGCAGCCCCTCGGCGGCAAGGCCCAGTTTGGCGGACAGCGTCTTGGTGAAATGGAAGTCTGGGCACTGGAAGCATATGGCGCCGCCTATCTGCTGCAGGAGTTTTTGACGGTCAAATCCGATGATGTGAACGGTCGTGTGAAGATGTATGAAAAGATTGTGAAGGGATCCAATTTCCTCGAAAGCGGAATGCCCGAATCATTCAACGTATTGGTCAAGGAAATGATGGCGCTGGGTCTTGAAGTCACCCTCGTGGAAGACGACAAGAAGCGCCCGAGGAAGAGATGA
- the rpmG gene encoding 50S ribosomal protein L33 gives MRINILLACGDCKRRNYATQKNKKNTTTKLELSKFCPFCGKHTKHRESK, from the coding sequence ATGCGCATCAATATTCTTCTTGCTTGTGGTGATTGCAAGCGTAGAAACTACGCTACTCAGAAAAACAAAAAGAACACGACTACCAAGCTTGAATTGAGCAAGTTCTGTCCTTTTTGTGGAAAGCACACGAAGCATCGCGAATCTAAATAG
- the nusG gene encoding transcription termination/antitermination protein NusG, protein MSDEPKARWYIIHTYSGFEQRVEQTIREMIRTGQAKGLVEDVIVPTEKVVELIKGQKRTSTRKFYPGYAMVKMVFTDDSWHMIQSIPKVTGFIGGKSRPVPLTDKEAQRILATIETRKEQPRPKFHFERGDDVRVIDGPFANFNATVEDVNYDKGKLRVSVSIFGRQTPVELDFVQVTKG, encoded by the coding sequence ATGAGCGACGAACCTAAGGCGCGCTGGTATATAATTCACACATATTCGGGATTTGAACAGCGGGTGGAGCAGACGATCAGAGAAATGATCCGTACAGGACAGGCCAAGGGCCTGGTCGAAGACGTGATTGTTCCGACGGAAAAAGTGGTTGAGCTGATCAAGGGACAAAAGCGCACCTCCACGCGCAAGTTTTATCCCGGCTATGCAATGGTCAAAATGGTGTTCACGGACGATTCATGGCACATGATTCAGTCCATTCCGAAAGTAACCGGCTTCATTGGCGGAAAAAGCCGACCGGTCCCGCTTACGGACAAGGAAGCGCAGAGAATTCTGGCGACAATCGAAACCAGGAAAGAACAGCCCAGGCCAAAATTTCATTTTGAACGTGGTGACGACGTCCGCGTAATTGACGGTCCTTTTGCAAATTTCAATGCCACTGTTGAAGATGTGAATTACGATAAAGGCAAATTGCGTGTCTCGGTATCTATTTTCGGAAGACAAACGCCGGTTGAGCTGGACTTTGTTCAGGTGACCAAAGGCTGA
- the secE gene encoding preprotein translocase subunit SecE, whose amino-acid sequence MKKNAEAELQKQGIMQKFTDLRVFFDQAKVELKKVVWPDKQETISTSSAVLLLVVVMALFLGVVDLVLTKIIAAVLS is encoded by the coding sequence ATGAAAAAGAATGCCGAAGCAGAATTGCAAAAACAAGGAATCATGCAGAAGTTTACTGATCTGCGTGTATTCTTTGACCAAGCAAAAGTGGAACTGAAGAAAGTTGTTTGGCCTGACAAGCAGGAAACCATCAGTACCAGTTCGGCGGTTTTGTTGTTGGTAGTCGTAATGGCACTCTTTCTTGGCGTTGTGGATTTGGTGCTGACCAAAATCATTGCAGCCGTTCTGTCCTAA
- the rplL gene encoding 50S ribosomal protein L7/L12, producing MSDITKEQVVEFIANMTVLELSVFIKELEEKFGVSAAAPVAAFAAAPAAAAEAAEEEKTEFDVVLTEAGANKIGVIKVVRALTSLGLKEAKAKVDETPSVILEAAAKDAANDAKKQLEEAGAKVEIK from the coding sequence ATGTCTGATATCACCAAAGAACAGGTTGTCGAATTTATTGCTAACATGACTGTGTTGGAACTCTCCGTCTTCATCAAGGAACTCGAAGAGAAGTTCGGCGTATCCGCCGCAGCTCCCGTTGCCGCTTTTGCCGCTGCTCCTGCCGCTGCTGCCGAAGCCGCTGAAGAAGAGAAGACCGAATTCGATGTCGTCCTGACCGAAGCCGGCGCCAACAAGATTGGTGTCATCAAGGTTGTGCGCGCTCTGACCAGCCTGGGTCTGAAAGAAGCCAAGGCCAAAGTCGACGAGACTCCTTCCGTGATCCTTGAAGCCGCTGCAAAGGACGCCGCCAACGACGCCAAGAAGCAGCTTGAAGAAGCTGGTGCAAAGGTTGAAATTAAGTAG
- the rplK gene encoding 50S ribosomal protein L11 — protein MAKKINAIIKLQLPAGAANPSPPVGPALGQHGVNIMEFCKAYNAKTLNDKGTIIPVEITVFSDRSFTFITKTPPAAVLLVKAAKLQKGSGEPNKKKVGKVSMAQIEEIAKIKMPDLSAYDLNAACKTIMGTARSMGIEVE, from the coding sequence ATGGCCAAAAAAATTAATGCAATAATCAAACTGCAACTTCCCGCAGGAGCTGCGAACCCTTCACCCCCGGTTGGTCCTGCCTTGGGTCAACATGGTGTGAATATCATGGAGTTTTGCAAGGCGTACAACGCCAAGACGCTCAATGATAAGGGTACGATCATTCCGGTTGAGATCACGGTCTTTTCCGACCGTTCTTTCACCTTCATCACTAAGACTCCTCCGGCTGCAGTGCTTTTGGTCAAGGCTGCCAAGCTGCAAAAGGGATCTGGTGAGCCCAATAAGAAAAAGGTTGGGAAGGTGAGCATGGCTCAAATCGAGGAAATTGCGAAGATCAAGATGCCCGACCTTTCGGCTTATGATCTGAATGCCGCATGCAAGACCATCATGGGCACTGCACGCAGCATGGGAATTGAAGTGGAATAA